In a single window of the Acetivibrio clariflavus DSM 19732 genome:
- a CDS encoding cyclic lactone autoinducer peptide, which translates to MLKFISKSLFQGLAAVFAVVAMTNIGTTSMFLMYQPEPPKSLKK; encoded by the coding sequence ATGTTAAAATTTATTAGTAAATCTCTATTTCAAGGATTGGCAGCAGTGTTCGCTGTAGTAGCCATGACGAATATTGGAACAACGAGCATGTTTCTAATGTACCAACCGGAACCACCAAAGAGCTTGAAAAAGTAG
- a CDS encoding accessory gene regulator ArgB-like protein: MNEISIHKIGQALGTYVAKKVSRADQTEVLSFGAEILVGSIIKLCILFSFAFIMDITVEIAILLIVTGIIRTLSGGAHCSAYYRCLATSVFIFTVLGYSIKVNYPFIRQLHPAILLGILVLTFSLYWIYPPQAPSNKPFKDKKIELAFRWYTLLAVVILSITAIALGFNSLPAWIISIALLWQALTLTPVGHRFIGLCDILLTFKRREAN; this comes from the coding sequence ATGAATGAAATTTCAATTCATAAAATTGGACAAGCATTAGGAACATATGTGGCAAAAAAAGTTTCCAGAGCAGATCAGACAGAAGTTCTGTCTTTCGGCGCAGAAATTTTGGTAGGCAGTATTATTAAATTGTGTATTCTTTTTTCCTTTGCTTTCATCATGGATATTACTGTTGAAATTGCGATATTGCTTATCGTAACTGGCATCATTCGCACCTTATCAGGTGGAGCACATTGTTCAGCATACTATAGGTGTTTAGCAACAAGTGTTTTCATATTTACAGTATTAGGATATTCCATCAAAGTAAATTACCCATTCATCCGGCAGTTGCATCCCGCTATTTTACTTGGCATTCTCGTATTAACATTTAGTTTATATTGGATCTATCCTCCACAGGCTCCCTCCAATAAACCTTTTAAGGACAAGAAAATAGAATTAGCCTTCCGCTGGTACACATTACTGGCAGTTGTGATTTTATCTATTACTGCAATTGCCTTGGGGTTTAATAGCTTGCCTGCCTGGATTATATCAATTGCACTACTTTGGCAAGCCTTAACATTAACACCTGTGGGACATAGATTTATTGGCTTATGTGATATTCTGCTTACTTTTAAAAGAAGGGAGGCGAATTAG
- a CDS encoding helix-turn-helix domain-containing protein, with amino-acid sequence MMHNNLDSLGEILKAARKSNNLTREQLAERINISPRYLMSIENENKKPSYSVLFRLIRELGISADAIFYPEGKHTNNEIDQITRMLYQCDERDLKVLSATVKALLETK; translated from the coding sequence ATGATGCACAACAATTTAGATAGTTTAGGTGAAATTCTAAAAGCTGCAAGAAAAAGCAATAACCTTACCCGTGAACAATTAGCAGAAAGAATAAACATATCACCCCGATATTTGATGTCCATAGAAAACGAGAATAAAAAGCCAAGTTATAGTGTTCTTTTTCGTCTCATCCGCGAATTAGGCATATCAGCTGACGCAATTTTCTATCCTGAAGGTAAACATACCAATAATGAAATAGATCAAATTACTCGCATGCTTTACCAGTGTGATGAACGCGATCTCAAGGTTCTGTCAGCAACAGTTAAAGCTTTATTAGAAACTAAATGA